In the genome of Nonomuraea sp. NBC_00507, the window CACCCGCACCTTGGCGGAGCCCGCAGTGATCGTGAACGTGTCGCCTGCCACGCCGAATCCGGTGACCGGGCCGATGGTCGTGGCGGCGGAGGCCGCCGGCGTCACGGTCACAACGCGGACCAGGCAGACGAGGAGGAGTAAAGAGAGGAGGGCGCGGGTGTGTGACATGGCATGACCTCCCAGGACAGAGACGATCAGCTTGTGCTCGGCACCGTCCGGACGAGGCGGCACGACCAGAACATGGTTCGGACGGCGGCGCAGTGTAAGGCCAAGGTTTGACGAAGCATGCCGGCACCAATCCGCTGGGGGGTGGCGAAGTTAACGCGGCGTTTCGCCGTAATATAGGGCGGTTTTCGTTACTTGCCCAGACCTTTCGCCGAAAATCAATGAAAGCTATAGATGGTTGAAGACAAAACAACAGCTGTTACGCAGAGACTCAGCACTGTCACTATGTGCACACGCTGTAGCCGCTCGCCGAATTGGGCCTTGAAAGCTCGTTCTTGCGCTGATAGCAAAGATTTTGCTCATATCTAAGCAAGGCCCTCACGATCACCCCACCGGTCCCATCGATGCCCAGTTCTTCCAAGCGATCCACGACGTTGAACTGCGGAGCTCTGGCACCTCCAGTCCCCGGGCAGCCTCCCGCGCAGGTACGAACCAACTGCGCACCCCCACGAGAGGCGGTTAGACGGTGAACAACAAGCTCGTTGGCGCGGCCAGACTCGGCCTCGCCGCCAGGCTCACCCTTGCCGGCTGCGGCTCCGGGACCAAAACCGGTGGTGAGACCGCCGCCGGCGAAGGCCGGCAGGTGACGCTGAAGATGGCCGCCGGTGTTGATCTCGGACCACTTGGGTTCCTGGAAGGGGTAGGAGCTGGCATCGCCGGATCCGTACGGCTGCCACCTGCCCACACGCCGTGCCCTCCTGGAGGTTTTGACATGAGAAAGTGGCGCGCCGCACAGGACCGGCACGTCCAGACGGCGCGCCGTGTCGAGAACCTCGGGCAACACGACGGGGGTGACGAGGTTGCCCGCTTCCGCGGCGACGGCGTTCCTGGCGTAGCAGGTCTACCACTCGGCGAAGCTCCCGTCGGCATGCCGCCACACCGCGTTGCGCCACCGGTGCCCGAGCTCCGCGGCACGTCGTACCGCATCCTCGTCGACCGAAATACCCAGCCCCGGCGCGACGGGCCGATCGACGTAGCCATCGCTGAAGGCGAACACGGCCGGGTCCACCAGGTAATCGAGCAGATCGTTGCCGGTGCTGTAGGGGATGCCCAGGCTCTGCTCCTGGATGAGGAAGTTGGGCACCGCGAAGTCGATCTGAAGGCTCGCGGCCAGCGCGATCGGCCCCAGCGGGCAGTGCGGCGCCAGGGCCACGTCGTAGGTCTCGGCGGCGGCGGCGATGCGGCGTACCTCGGAGATGCCGCCCGCGTGCGACAGGTCCGGTTGCGCGACGGCGATCCCCGTGGTCAGCACGTCACGGAAGTCCCAGCGCGAATACAGCCGTTCGCCTGCCGCGATGGGGATCGAAGTGGACTCTGTGACGTGGCGCAGGTCACGGGAGAACTCTGGAAGTACGGGCTCTTCGACGAACAGCGGCAGGAGCGGTTCGAGCAGCGGCAGGATCCGGCGCGCGGCCGCACTGGTGAAGCGGCCGTGGAAGTCCAGTGCGATGTCCACTTCGTCGCCGACGGCTTCGCGGAGCACGGAGAGGCGGTCGACGATGGCGCGGGTTTCGGCCGCCCCGGGCACCGGTGGCAGCGCACTGGACACGTTGCATTTGACGGCGGTGAACCCGGCATCGACCTTTGCCCGAGCGTCGTCGGCCAAGTCGTCCGGGGTGTCGCCGCCAATCCAGGTGTACATCCGAACCCGCTGGCGCACCGGCCCGCCGAGCAACTCGTGCACGGGCACCTCGTGGTACTTGCCCTTGATGTCCCACAACGCCTGATCGATGCCGGCGAGGGCACTGGACAGCACCGGGCCGCCCCGGTAAAAGCCGCCCTTGGCGAGCACCTGCCAGTGCTCCTCGATGTGCAGCGGATTCTTGGCGATCAGAAGTTCCATGAGCGTGGCCACTGCGGCCTGGACGGTCTCGGCGCGGCCCTCCACGATCGGCTCGCCCCAGCCGGTGATGCCCTCGTCGGTGTCGACGCGCAGGAACAGCCAGCGAGGGGGCACCAGGAACGTCTCAAAGCCGACGATCTTCATACGGGGGTCCTTTCGGTGGCCAGGAGGGCGGCTGCCAGGCTGCCGGCTTCGCGCAGCACCAGCGCGGCGCCGCCGCGGGCGCCCGCGCGTGCGCCGAGGTCGAGTTGGGCGGCGACGATGTCGACGTCGCGGACCGGGGTCATCGCGTGCCTGCGCAGGCTGGCGCGCATGGGATCCAGCAGCCGGTCACCAGCAAGGGAGAGCTCTCCGCCGATGATGATGCGTTCGGGGTTGAGCAGGTTGCACAGGTTAGCCAGCACGCGCCCGACGATCTGGCCGACATCGGCGATGACGCCCAGGCAAGCGCGGTCACCAGTGGCGATGGCCGCTTGCAAGTCTTCGGTCGTGGCG includes:
- the dgoD gene encoding galactonate dehydratase, which produces MKIVGFETFLVPPRWLFLRVDTDEGITGWGEPIVEGRAETVQAAVATLMELLIAKNPLHIEEHWQVLAKGGFYRGGPVLSSALAGIDQALWDIKGKYHEVPVHELLGGPVRQRVRMYTWIGGDTPDDLADDARAKVDAGFTAVKCNVSSALPPVPGAAETRAIVDRLSVLREAVGDEVDIALDFHGRFTSAAARRILPLLEPLLPLFVEEPVLPEFSRDLRHVTESTSIPIAAGERLYSRWDFRDVLTTGIAVAQPDLSHAGGISEVRRIAAAAETYDVALAPHCPLGPIALAASLQIDFAVPNFLIQEQSLGIPYSTGNDLLDYLVDPAVFAFSDGYVDRPVAPGLGISVDEDAVRRAAELGHRWRNAVWRHADGSFAEW